Proteins encoded in a region of the Streptomyces sp. NBC_00513 genome:
- a CDS encoding RDD family protein, with the protein MTASPGDGEHAAREGYYPDPSIPGFVRYWNGSAWVPGTSRPAPTPARPAPADETGPVFLDQTSVTEALPEPPRPRAVPLPERAAQPVVDAADAAGWQADPAHQAGFGGPRDVRVSWGNREEDPHEYGPGTASARPSAVAAAERLPAQASAEGVGILSARSPAAAPVAPVPPPAPVSAPAPVSAPAPEPSPVPAPAAAAPPAPAPAAVRPTVPETAWPAAPGGGGPGSGLTSSWPEATEAAAAPRPPEAGIAAARRSPATPRPSSAPEAPVRGAGEATRVAPPAARDTAGPPAPVSVPAPAPAPAPVPTPAPTPAPAPAPAPAVTGAPAAPRGTDRAVFERMAQRAVRPAGLGRRLLARALDSLVYAGVAAGAAVPFVPAVTAHVEAKVQAARETGRATTVWLLDGTVCGYLALVLAAVLLFGVFYEALPTARWGRTPGKKLCGVRVLAVATLRPPTVGAALRRWLVCALLGLPGGLRCLGDRPRRQAWHDKAARTYVAR; encoded by the coding sequence TTGACGGCCTCCCCTGGTGACGGCGAGCACGCGGCCCGAGAGGGCTACTACCCGGATCCGTCCATCCCCGGGTTCGTCCGGTACTGGAACGGCTCCGCCTGGGTGCCCGGCACGAGCCGTCCCGCCCCCACCCCCGCCCGCCCCGCCCCCGCGGACGAGACGGGTCCCGTGTTCCTGGACCAGACCTCCGTGACCGAGGCGCTGCCCGAACCGCCCCGCCCCCGCGCCGTGCCGCTGCCCGAACGGGCGGCGCAACCGGTGGTCGATGCGGCCGATGCGGCCGGGTGGCAGGCGGATCCCGCGCACCAGGCCGGCTTCGGGGGTCCGCGCGACGTCCGGGTGTCCTGGGGCAACCGCGAGGAGGACCCGCACGAGTACGGGCCCGGAACGGCGTCGGCCCGGCCGTCCGCCGTCGCCGCGGCCGAGCGGTTGCCCGCCCAGGCGTCGGCGGAGGGAGTGGGCATCCTGTCGGCCCGGTCGCCGGCGGCGGCCCCGGTCGCACCGGTCCCTCCGCCCGCACCCGTATCCGCTCCCGCACCCGTATCCGCTCCCGCGCCCGAGCCGTCGCCCGTACCCGCTCCGGCCGCGGCTGCTCCGCCCGCTCCCGCTCCGGCCGCCGTCCGGCCGACCGTCCCCGAGACCGCCTGGCCCGCCGCGCCCGGGGGCGGGGGACCCGGCTCGGGGCTCACCTCGTCCTGGCCCGAGGCCACCGAGGCCGCCGCGGCCCCCCGTCCGCCCGAGGCGGGGATCGCGGCGGCCCGGCGGTCCCCGGCGACCCCGAGGCCCTCCTCGGCCCCCGAAGCCCCCGTCAGGGGCGCCGGCGAGGCCACGCGGGTCGCACCCCCGGCCGCCCGGGACACGGCGGGCCCGCCCGCTCCCGTCTCCGTACCCGCACCCGCCCCGGCGCCCGCACCTGTCCCCACCCCCGCACCCACCCCCGCACCCGCCCCGGCCCCGGCCCCGGCGGTCACCGGGGCACCGGCCGCGCCGCGCGGCACGGACCGGGCGGTCTTCGAGCGGATGGCGCAACGAGCCGTGCGCCCCGCCGGGTTGGGGCGTCGGCTGCTGGCCCGCGCCCTGGACTCGCTGGTGTACGCCGGCGTCGCGGCGGGCGCCGCCGTGCCGTTCGTGCCGGCCGTCACGGCCCACGTCGAGGCCAAGGTGCAGGCGGCGCGGGAGACCGGCCGCGCCACCACCGTCTGGCTGCTCGACGGCACCGTCTGCGGGTACCTGGCCCTCGTCCTGGCCGCCGTCCTGCTCTTCGGGGTCTTCTACGAGGCCCTGCCCACCGCCCGCTGGGGCCGGACCCCCGGCAAGAAGCTCTGCGGGGTCCGGGTCCTGGCCGTCGCCACCCTCCGCCCGCCCACCGTCGGCGCGGCCCTGCGCCGCTGGCTGGTGTGCGCGCTCCTCGGGCTCCCGGGCGGCCTGCGATGCCTGGGCGACCGCCCCCGCAGACAGGCCTGGCACGACAAGGCGGCGAGGACGTACGTGGCCCGGTAG